The following are encoded together in the Bacteroidales bacterium genome:
- a CDS encoding beta-ACP synthase gives MVYISSHNIISSLGFNSDENLINISDNITGIKIINDLNLSPESVAVSLVNTEELNSGFSQISNSNKYTRFEKLLILSINDALAKTNIDIKNSKTLLIISTTKGNIDLLQKDKLNSFEAERVQLWKSSEIIKDFFNHPNKAVTVSNACISGLLSIIVAKRLIEAGKYDHAVVAGADILPEFTLSGFQAFKAVSEGACKPFDKDRSGMTPGEGAGTIILTNDKNKASKPYIQITGETSSNDANHISGPSRTGEELAISINKSLKEAGINSQNIDYISAHGTATLFNDEMEAKALKFSGLNNVPVNSIKGYLGHTFGAAGIIETIVAINSLTKNKLYKSLGYNEQGTDSKINIITENIEVPVINILKTASGFGGCNASLVISKENKSKSQFKKTEYKIKKKVKLYDNRLFINDEEIKTIESNMGLSFSKYAKEVYKSYGIKYPKYYKMDNLSKLAFLSSEILLKNIELLKKYKEDEIAVILSNGSSSLDTDVEYQQTINDRDNYFPSPSVFVYTLANVMIGEICIRNKIKGENTIFISKDFNKEFIFDYADILFKTGKAKACITGRVEYNYPNGNYDAELYLLESKNIG, from the coding sequence ATGGTATATATCTCTTCACATAATATTATTTCATCTTTAGGATTTAATTCAGATGAAAATCTAATTAATATATCAGATAATATTACAGGAATTAAAATTATTAATGATTTAAATTTATCACCTGAATCTGTTGCTGTATCACTTGTTAATACTGAAGAACTTAATTCCGGATTTTCACAAATATCAAACTCAAATAAATATACTCGTTTTGAAAAATTGTTGATACTCTCAATTAATGATGCTCTTGCTAAAACAAATATTGATATAAAAAATTCAAAAACCTTATTAATAATATCAACGACAAAAGGGAATATTGATCTTCTTCAAAAAGATAAATTAAATTCTTTTGAAGCTGAAAGAGTTCAACTTTGGAAGTCTTCCGAAATAATTAAAGATTTTTTTAATCATCCTAATAAAGCTGTTACTGTTTCAAATGCATGTATATCAGGTTTATTATCAATAATTGTTGCAAAACGATTAATTGAAGCCGGAAAATATGACCATGCAGTAGTTGCAGGCGCTGATATTTTGCCTGAATTTACTTTATCCGGATTTCAAGCATTCAAAGCTGTTAGTGAAGGAGCATGCAAACCTTTTGATAAAGATCGTTCCGGTATGACTCCCGGAGAAGGTGCAGGAACAATTATTCTTACTAATGATAAGAATAAAGCATCGAAACCATATATTCAAATAACCGGTGAAACAAGCAGCAATGATGCCAATCATATTTCCGGCCCTTCAAGAACCGGAGAAGAACTTGCAATATCAATTAATAAATCATTAAAAGAAGCCGGCATAAATTCCCAAAACATTGATTATATATCTGCTCACGGAACGGCAACTTTGTTTAATGATGAAATGGAAGCTAAAGCATTAAAATTTTCCGGATTAAATAATGTTCCCGTAAACAGTATTAAAGGATATTTGGGTCATACATTCGGAGCTGCAGGAATTATAGAAACAATAGTTGCAATTAATTCATTAACAAAAAACAAACTATACAAATCATTAGGTTATAATGAACAAGGAACTGACAGTAAGATAAATATTATTACTGAAAATATAGAAGTTCCGGTGATTAATATTTTAAAAACTGCATCGGGTTTCGGCGGCTGCAATGCATCATTAGTAATAAGCAAAGAAAATAAAAGTAAATCTCAATTTAAAAAAACAGAATATAAAATTAAGAAAAAAGTGAAGTTGTACGATAACAGATTATTTATTAATGATGAAGAAATTAAGACAATTGAAAGCAATATGGGTTTATCATTTTCAAAATATGCCAAAGAAGTTTATAAATCGTACGGAATAAAATATCCAAAGTATTATAAAATGGATAATTTAAGCAAATTAGCTTTTTTATCATCAGAAATCTTGTTAAAAAATATTGAACTGTTAAAAAAATATAAAGAAGATGAAATTGCCGTCATTCTGTCAAACGGAAGTTCTTCATTAGACACAGATGTTGAATATCAACAAACTATAAATGACAGAGATAACTATTTTCCGAGTCCTTCAGTTTTTGTCTATACATTAGCCAATGTAATGATCGGAGAAATATGTATCAGAAATAAGATAAAAGGTGAAAATACAATATTTATCTCAAAAGACTTTAACAAAGAATTTATATTCGATTATGCTGATATTTTATTTAAAACAGGCAAAGCAAAAGCATGCATAACGGGAAGAGTAGAATACAATTATCCGAACGGAAACTATGATGCTGAACTTTATCTTTTAGAATCAAAAAATATAGGATAA
- a CDS encoding outer membrane lipoprotein carrier protein LolA translates to MKLITTALSIILTLSSIAQSTSFKKVLNEKAIAQKLNATSKNTKTIDSDFKQYKHLDILENDIESTGHFSFQASDKVRWEYFKPYKYLIIMNAGIMWINDGNKTQKFDTGSNKMFKEINDLMVGMLQGKILESKNFKISFFENSKQILAKLIPLSAEMKEFLSEINLYFDKKDYSVSKIKMLEHSGDYTLIEFFNRKTNIDIPKSKFLVR, encoded by the coding sequence ATGAAACTAATAACTACTGCTCTGTCAATAATTTTGACATTATCATCTATTGCTCAATCAACTTCATTTAAAAAGGTTTTAAATGAAAAAGCAATTGCTCAAAAACTGAATGCAACATCAAAAAACACCAAAACTATTGACAGTGATTTTAAACAATACAAACATCTTGATATTCTGGAAAATGATATTGAAAGTACCGGTCATTTTAGTTTTCAGGCTTCCGATAAAGTACGATGGGAATATTTTAAACCGTACAAATATCTTATAATAATGAATGCCGGAATAATGTGGATAAATGACGGCAATAAAACACAAAAGTTTGATACCGGTTCAAACAAGATGTTCAAAGAAATCAATGATTTGATGGTAGGGATGCTTCAAGGTAAAATTCTGGAAAGTAAGAACTTTAAAATCAGTTTTTTTGAAAACAGCAAACAAATATTGGCAAAACTAATTCCGTTATCTGCCGAGATGAAAGAATTTTTAAGTGAAATAAATCTCTATTTTGATAAAAAAGATTATTCTGTTTCCAAAATAAAAATGCTGGAACATTCCGGTGATTATACATTGATTGAATTTTTCAACAGAAAAACAAATATTGATATTCCGAAGTCGAAGTTTTTGGTAAGATAA
- a CDS encoding formylglycine-generating enzyme family protein, translated as MRPRRTIILIFFVFFTSVVYSQKEIKMVLVNGGTFEMGSSSDFFKDEIPKHEVTLNSFYISQYEISFDEYSAFCGIAGYSEPYGTFGFPVTNISWERAVMMCNWLSRRDGYDKAYKIVRNEKEKIFIVICNFQSNGYRLPTEAEWEYAAKGGHRSKDYTFSGSNSPYLVAWFSETYQGLEHKSGELLPNELGIYDMSGNIAEFCWDYYYELYYKKKEVDNPKGPDVGNKRVFRGGTRRDKMINIEIPRRSFLEQNKKNFYVGFRVVRTKTD; from the coding sequence ATGAGACCAAGAAGAACTATTATTTTAATATTTTTTGTTTTTTTCACTTCAGTCGTTTATTCTCAAAAAGAAATAAAGATGGTTTTAGTTAACGGCGGTACTTTTGAAATGGGCAGCAGCAGTGATTTTTTTAAAGATGAAATACCCAAACATGAAGTTACGCTTAACAGTTTTTATATATCACAATATGAAATAAGTTTTGATGAGTATTCTGCGTTTTGTGGTATTGCCGGCTATAGTGAACCATACGGCACTTTCGGTTTTCCTGTAACAAATATTTCTTGGGAAAGAGCAGTTATGATGTGTAATTGGTTAAGCAGAAGAGACGGTTACGATAAAGCATATAAAATTGTGAGAAACGAGAAAGAGAAAATCTTTATTGTTATTTGTAACTTTCAATCTAACGGTTACAGATTACCAACTGAAGCTGAATGGGAATATGCTGCTAAAGGCGGTCATCGGTCAAAAGACTATACATTCAGCGGAAGTAACAGTCCGTATCTTGTTGCGTGGTTCAGTGAAACATATCAAGGTCTTGAACATAAATCAGGTGAATTATTACCTAATGAATTAGGGATATATGATATGTCGGGAAACATAGCAGAATTTTGTTGGGATTATTATTATGAGTTATATTATAAGAAAAAAGAAGTTGATAATCCGAAAGGCCCTGATGTAGGAAACAAAAGAGTATTCAGAGGCGGAACAAGAAGAGATAAAATGATTAATATTGAAATTCCCAGACGTTCATTTTTGGAGCAAAATAAAAAGAATTTTTATGTAGGGTTTAGAGTTGTGAGAACTAAAACTGATTAA
- a CDS encoding polysaccharide deacetylase family protein, producing the protein MNIKCISEDKSKIHLTFDDGPDPNTTPKILKVLKKYNKKATFFCIGEKIEKHPEILKQIAEQGHEIGNHSYSHSYYFDFFRTSKVIKELDKTNKLIKKISGKDCIIFRPPFGVTNPNIAKAVKKLNLETIGWSIRSLDTVKDKKTVLKRLEKAKPGNIVLFHDTKTNTVEILEEFLRLKNKKS; encoded by the coding sequence ATGAATATAAAGTGTATTTCAGAAGACAAAAGTAAAATACACTTAACTTTTGACGACGGACCCGACCCGAACACTACTCCAAAAATCTTGAAAGTCTTAAAAAAGTATAATAAAAAAGCTACTTTTTTTTGTATCGGTGAAAAAATTGAAAAACATCCTGAAATTCTAAAACAAATTGCAGAACAAGGACATGAAATCGGTAATCACTCCTACTCTCACTCATATTATTTTGATTTTTTCAGAACTTCAAAAGTTATTAAAGAACTTGATAAAACAAATAAACTCATTAAAAAAATTTCCGGAAAAGATTGCATTATTTTTCGACCGCCTTTCGGAGTTACAAATCCTAATATTGCAAAAGCTGTCAAAAAATTAAATTTGGAAACAATTGGTTGGAGTATACGTTCTTTGGATACTGTTAAAGATAAAAAAACAGTTTTAAAAAGACTTGAAAAAGCTAAACCGGGAAACATTGTTTTATTTCATGATACAAAAACGAATACTGTTGAAATTTTAGAGGAGTTTTTACGTTTAAAAAATAAAAAATCATAA
- a CDS encoding beta-ketoacyl-[acyl-carrier-protein] synthase family protein has translation MNNKIYITGIGVVTAIGNNVAENFKSLKEKKSGISKITQLDTVYKDEIPVGEVKLTDDELLQILNLNKNDAYTRNALLGIKAAKEAILNSGITDINQYKTGIVSATTVAGMGSSEKYYLDFLNTDYTNDFIKTHEAADSTEKIADYFGIKEFMTTISTACSSSSNAIMTGARLIKNGFLDRVVAGGTDALAKFTLNGFNTLMILDKEPCKPFDNERKGLNLGEAAAFLILESEELVKKERKTPLAVLSAYANANDAYHQTASSPDGYGPFLAMSEALKKAKLQADDIDYINVHGTGTENNDFSEGKAINRLFKNKIPKFSSTKAYTGHTLAAAGSVEAIFSVLSIQNQIIFPNLRFKTPIESLNLIPETKLIKNININHILSNSFGFGGNGTSLVISKV, from the coding sequence TTGAATAACAAAATATACATAACAGGCATTGGCGTTGTTACAGCTATTGGTAATAATGTTGCTGAAAACTTTAAATCTCTTAAAGAAAAGAAGTCCGGAATCAGCAAAATTACTCAATTAGATACTGTTTATAAAGATGAAATACCTGTAGGAGAAGTAAAGTTAACTGATGATGAACTGCTTCAAATATTAAATCTTAATAAAAACGATGCTTATACAAGAAATGCCTTATTAGGTATTAAAGCTGCAAAAGAGGCGATTTTAAATTCAGGCATCACGGATATTAATCAATATAAAACAGGCATAGTTTCAGCAACAACAGTCGCCGGTATGGGATCCAGTGAGAAATATTATTTGGATTTTCTGAATACAGATTATACTAATGATTTTATAAAAACTCACGAAGCTGCTGACAGTACTGAAAAAATTGCCGATTATTTCGGGATAAAGGAATTTATGACAACCATCAGTACTGCATGTTCATCTTCATCAAATGCAATTATGACAGGAGCTCGTCTTATAAAAAACGGTTTTCTTGACAGAGTTGTCGCAGGAGGAACAGATGCATTAGCAAAATTCACATTAAACGGTTTTAATACATTAATGATTTTAGACAAAGAGCCTTGCAAACCTTTTGACAATGAAAGAAAGGGTCTTAATTTGGGTGAAGCTGCCGCATTCTTAATTTTGGAATCTGAAGAACTTGTTAAAAAAGAAAGAAAAACACCTCTTGCAGTTTTATCAGCTTATGCAAATGCTAATGACGCTTATCACCAAACAGCATCATCGCCTGACGGTTACGGTCCTTTTTTAGCAATGAGTGAGGCATTAAAAAAAGCAAAACTTCAAGCTGATGATATAGATTACATCAATGTTCACGGAACCGGAACAGAGAACAATGATTTTTCGGAAGGTAAAGCTATAAACAGATTATTTAAAAACAAAATTCCGAAATTCAGCTCAACAAAAGCATATACCGGGCATACATTGGCTGCTGCCGGAAGTGTTGAAGCTATTTTTTCTGTTCTGTCTATACAAAATCAAATAATTTTTCCGAATTTAAGATTCAAAACTCCGATAGAATCCTTAAATTTAATTCCTGAAACTAAATTAATAAAAAATATTAATATCAATCACATTTTGTCAAATTCATTTGGTTTTGGCGGAAACGGAACATCGCTTGTAATTTCAAAGGTTTAA
- a CDS encoding acyl carrier protein: MEELILKLKEQIIEALNLEDMEPDEIDTEEPLFGDGLGLDSIDALELIVLLEKNYGIKIENPKDGQKIFFSVKTLAEYINEHQKN, translated from the coding sequence ATGGAAGAATTAATTTTAAAACTGAAAGAACAAATCATAGAAGCACTTAATCTTGAAGATATGGAGCCTGATGAAATTGATACGGAAGAACCGTTATTTGGTGACGGGCTGGGTTTAGACTCAATTGATGCTCTTGAACTTATCGTATTGTTGGAAAAAAATTACGGAATAAAAATTGAAAATCCGAAAGACGGGCAAAAGATATTTTTCTCCGTAAAAACATTGGCTGAATACATAAATGAACATCAAAAAAATTGA
- a CDS encoding GxxExxY protein, with amino-acid sequence MKSNFKHSDISEKIIKAFYNVYNELGYGFLEKVYEKAMMIELKDLGLERKRQQAVEVLYKNQNIGDYYPDIIVEDNVIVELKAVKNIIDEHEIQLVNYLKATNIEVGLILNFGPKPQITRRVLTKEYKNKIKKIDADFL; translated from the coding sequence ATGAAATCAAATTTTAAACATTCCGACATTTCAGAAAAAATTATCAAAGCATTTTATAATGTTTATAACGAATTAGGTTACGGCTTTTTAGAGAAAGTTTATGAAAAGGCAATGATGATTGAATTGAAAGATTTAGGTTTAGAGAGAAAAAGACAACAAGCTGTTGAAGTTCTGTATAAAAATCAAAACATTGGTGATTATTATCCGGATATAATTGTTGAAGATAACGTAATTGTTGAATTAAAAGCTGTAAAAAATATAATTGATGAACACGAAATTCAACTTGTCAATTATCTGAAAGCTACTAATATTGAAGTAGGATTAATTTTAAATTTTGGCCCTAAACCACAAATTACAAGACGTGTATTAACCAAAGAATACAAAAACAAGATAAAAAAAATTGACGCTGATTTTTTATGA
- a CDS encoding beta-ketoacyl synthase chain length factor, whose translation MFYINGTASLSPQNSLNFENFLKGIVEYNEEFLQSIKPSYKEYMKPIEARRMSKTVKNGIICSQIAMQEAEIDMPDAVIAGTGLGIVTDTERFLENMLGNDEKFLTPTSFIQSTHNTVAAQIALRIKCHAYNFTYVHRGFSFESALFDGIMHINEGKKNILIGGADEMTKHYFNISKKTGWWKQKAINNTNILKSNTSGALCGEGVSFFVLSSEKKEETYASLKGLKMIYKPENNNDINNELHTFLKENNTIKEDIDLIITGNSGDFERDKIYDIFLNDNFSGMPSAYFKHLTGEYQTASAFALWLGANIMKSQKIPEFIMLNEKKPTKIKNILIYNHYFNINHSFMLLSNADADFR comes from the coding sequence ATGTTTTATATAAACGGTACAGCAAGTTTATCACCTCAAAATTCTTTGAACTTTGAAAATTTCTTAAAGGGAATTGTTGAATATAACGAAGAATTTTTACAGTCGATTAAACCAAGCTACAAAGAATACATGAAACCGATTGAAGCAAGACGAATGAGCAAAACCGTTAAAAACGGAATTATTTGCTCGCAAATTGCAATGCAAGAAGCCGAGATTGATATGCCTGATGCTGTTATTGCAGGAACAGGATTAGGAATTGTTACAGATACTGAACGGTTTCTGGAAAATATGCTTGGAAATGATGAAAAATTTCTAACACCTACGTCTTTTATTCAATCAACACATAATACGGTTGCTGCTCAAATAGCATTAAGGATTAAATGCCATGCTTATAACTTCACATATGTCCACAGAGGATTTTCTTTTGAATCTGCATTATTTGACGGAATAATGCATATTAATGAAGGCAAAAAAAATATTTTAATTGGTGGTGCCGATGAAATGACAAAGCATTATTTTAATATTTCAAAAAAAACAGGTTGGTGGAAACAGAAAGCAATTAACAATACAAACATATTAAAGTCAAATACTTCAGGTGCTTTATGCGGTGAAGGAGTTTCTTTTTTTGTTTTATCATCTGAAAAAAAAGAAGAAACTTATGCATCACTAAAAGGTCTTAAAATGATATATAAGCCTGAAAATAACAATGATATAAATAATGAATTACATACTTTTTTGAAAGAAAACAATACAATTAAAGAAGATATTGATTTAATTATTACCGGTAACAGTGGTGATTTTGAAAGAGATAAAATATATGATATTTTTTTGAACGATAACTTCTCCGGTATGCCTTCTGCATACTTTAAACATTTAACAGGTGAATATCAAACAGCAAGTGCTTTTGCTTTATGGTTGGGTGCAAATATTATGAAATCACAAAAAATACCGGAATTTATTATGTTAAATGAAAAAAAACCGACAAAAATTAAAAATATCTTAATTTATAATCATTATTTTAATATTAATCATTCGTTTATGTTATTGTCGAATGCTGATGCTGATTTTCGCTGA